A genome region from Coprococcus phoceensis includes the following:
- a CDS encoding phenylacetate--CoA ligase family protein, giving the protein MEWKERIRDPKVECMSRDEMTALQSERLVKLVERVYKNVTFYHEKMKALGVEPGDIKGVEDIDKLPFTTKEDLRENYPFGLLAVPKSQVARVQGTSGTTGKLTLASYTQSDVDLWGECVARCLTMAGLTEEDIIHVCYGYGLFTGGMGLDFGTRKLGAMAIPMSAGNTKRQMMCMEDFGATAIACTPSYALHLAESLQEAGLVEKLKLKAGILGAEPWTVEMRQKIENILGINCFDIYGLCEIMGPGVAFECIHHNGLHIFEDHFYPEILDPATGKACADGETGELIFTTLTKEAMPLLRYRTKDLTSIDHSTCACGRTLPRISKFKGRTDDMKVIRGVNVFPTQVETALLSMGGDVAPHYLMIVDRENNMDTLTVMVEVDERFFSDEIRALDGLKNKIGAVLKQALGVAVKVKLVEPKTIERSEGKAKRVIDKRNLS; this is encoded by the coding sequence ATGGAGTGGAAGGAAAGGATCAGAGATCCGAAAGTGGAATGTATGAGCAGGGATGAGATGACGGCTCTGCAAAGTGAACGATTGGTAAAACTGGTGGAACGGGTATATAAAAATGTTACGTTTTACCACGAGAAGATGAAAGCGCTTGGAGTAGAACCGGGAGATATCAAAGGAGTGGAAGATATCGATAAACTTCCATTTACAACGAAAGAGGATTTGAGAGAAAACTATCCGTTTGGACTTTTGGCAGTTCCGAAATCTCAGGTAGCGAGAGTACAGGGAACTTCCGGAACGACGGGAAAACTGACACTTGCATCCTACACACAGAGTGATGTGGATCTCTGGGGAGAGTGTGTGGCAAGATGTCTTACGATGGCAGGACTTACCGAGGAGGATATCATTCATGTCTGTTATGGATATGGTCTCTTTACCGGAGGAATGGGACTTGATTTTGGCACAAGAAAATTAGGTGCGATGGCGATTCCGATGTCTGCTGGAAACACAAAGAGACAGATGATGTGTATGGAAGATTTTGGAGCGACAGCAATCGCATGTACGCCGTCCTATGCACTTCATTTGGCAGAATCACTTCAGGAAGCCGGACTTGTAGAAAAATTGAAATTAAAGGCGGGAATACTTGGAGCCGAGCCATGGACTGTGGAGATGCGTCAAAAGATTGAAAACATACTTGGAATCAATTGCTTTGACATTTATGGACTTTGTGAGATCATGGGACCGGGTGTTGCGTTTGAATGTATCCATCATAACGGATTGCATATTTTTGAAGACCATTTCTATCCGGAAATCCTAGATCCGGCAACGGGAAAAGCATGTGCGGATGGAGAGACAGGGGAGTTGATCTTTACAACTCTCACGAAAGAGGCGATGCCTCTTCTGCGCTACCGGACAAAAGATTTGACGAGCATTGACCACAGCACATGTGCATGTGGAAGAACACTCCCTCGAATTTCAAAATTCAAAGGACGTACAGACGACATGAAAGTCATTCGTGGTGTCAATGTGTTCCCAACTCAGGTGGAAACTGCACTTTTAAGTATGGGTGGAGATGTCGCACCACACTATCTGATGATTGTTGACCGCGAGAACAATATGGATACGCTGACTGTCATGGTGGAAGTAGATGAACGTTTCTTCTCGGATGAGATCCGTGCGTTGGATGGTTTGAAAAATAAAATCGGTGCAGTGTTAAAACAGGCGCTTGGAGTGGCAGTGAAAGTAAAGCTGGTTGAGCCGAAGACAATTGAGCGGAGCGAAGGAAAAGCGAAACGTGTCATTGATAAGAGAAATCTATCTTAA
- a CDS encoding indolepyruvate oxidoreductase subunit beta, producing MTTKNIMIVGVGGQGTLLTSRILGGLAIAGGYDVKLSEVHGMAQRGGSVVTYVRYGEKVAEPIVEEGQADVIIAFERLEALRYAHFLKKDGVLIANDWRIDPMPVVIGAAQYPEHILEDLAKEHKVYTVNATEEAKKLGNPRVFNMIVLGIAAQHMDFTKEQWYDVIEHTVPPKTVELNKQAFDVGYTL from the coding sequence ATTATGATTGTAGGTGTGGGAGGTCAGGGAACACTTCTCACGAGCAGGATTTTAGGTGGGCTTGCGATTGCGGGCGGATATGATGTGAAGCTTTCTGAGGTGCACGGCATGGCGCAGCGAGGCGGAAGTGTTGTGACATATGTGCGTTATGGAGAGAAAGTTGCGGAGCCGATCGTGGAAGAAGGGCAGGCAGATGTCATTATCGCATTTGAACGATTGGAAGCACTCCGGTATGCACATTTCTTGAAAAAAGACGGTGTGTTGATTGCCAATGATTGGAGAATTGATCCGATGCCTGTTGTGATCGGGGCGGCTCAGTATCCGGAACACATTTTAGAAGATTTGGCGAAAGAACATAAAGTGTATACAGTGAATGCGACAGAGGAAGCAAAAAAGCTTGGCAATCCGAGAGTGTTTAATATGATCGTGCTTGGAATTGCTGCACAGCACATGGATTTTACAAAAGAGCAGTGGTATGACGTGATCGAGCATACGGTGCCGCCAAAGACTGTGGAACTAAACAAGCAGGCATTTGATGTCGGCTATACATTGTAG
- a CDS encoding ACT domain-containing protein: MIKQLSVFVENRPGSLMDVTSQLTEAHINIRAVSSFDAPEFGILRLIVDKPMEAKEYLTSKGFVVRVSEVLGAELEDKKGTLNNMLTILAEGKININYIYSFIIRDGLAPVMVFHTDDFDKAIESLKKANVKIVDENEL; the protein is encoded by the coding sequence ATGATTAAGCAGTTATCCGTATTTGTGGAAAACAGGCCGGGAAGCCTTATGGATGTGACGAGTCAGTTGACGGAAGCACATATCAATATCCGGGCGGTGTCTTCGTTTGATGCACCGGAGTTTGGTATTTTGCGTCTCATCGTTGACAAACCGATGGAGGCAAAAGAATATCTGACATCAAAAGGATTTGTTGTCCGTGTCAGTGAAGTGCTTGGCGCAGAGTTGGAAGATAAGAAGGGGACGCTCAACAATATGCTGACGATTCTTGCGGAAGGAAAGATTAACATCAATTATATTTATTCGTTTATTATCCGGGATGGACTGGCGCCTGTCATGGTGTTCCATACAGATGATTTTGACAAAGCGATTGAAAGTCTGAAAAAGGCAAACGTGAAGATTGTAGACGAAAACGAGTTATAG